From Paenibacillus physcomitrellae, the proteins below share one genomic window:
- the selD gene encoding selenide, water dikinase SelD — translation MIVVSTQQPIKLTSLSSKGGCGCKIGPADLAQVLRSLPPAVPNPALLVGLDTSDDAGVYKLTDELALVQTVDFFTPIVDDPYDFGQVAATNAISDIYAMGGKPLTALNIVAFPIHTLEKSVLTEILRGAGDKLKEAGVTLVGGHSIDDKEPKFGLAVTGLVHPDRVRTNAGAKPGDQLILTKPIGVGILTTSIKKDLLSAEEVARVTSVMTTLNKTAAETMENYDVHACTDVTGFGLLGHASEMAKGSGTGIVIYKDQVPFLPRVRELAEAGSVPGGTKNNYDHLQGSVTFPEDLDQIGQWMLCDAVTSGGLLIAVNGDQAGELLKQLVDAGVEAALIGEVTSDHPGHIQVK, via the coding sequence ATGATAGTTGTGTCAACACAGCAGCCAATCAAACTTACGTCTTTATCTTCAAAAGGGGGATGCGGTTGTAAAATAGGACCGGCAGACTTGGCTCAAGTGCTCCGCAGCCTGCCTCCAGCGGTTCCTAACCCAGCTCTGCTGGTTGGCTTGGATACAAGCGATGATGCTGGTGTCTATAAGCTGACGGATGAGCTGGCGCTCGTCCAGACTGTTGATTTCTTTACGCCGATCGTAGACGATCCTTATGATTTCGGACAAGTGGCAGCAACCAATGCGATCAGCGATATTTACGCCATGGGCGGCAAACCGTTAACGGCGCTCAATATTGTCGCGTTTCCGATCCATACGCTGGAGAAATCGGTTTTGACCGAAATTTTGCGCGGTGCTGGCGATAAGCTGAAGGAAGCCGGTGTAACGCTGGTAGGCGGACACTCCATCGACGACAAAGAGCCTAAATTTGGTCTGGCCGTTACAGGCCTTGTGCATCCTGACCGGGTACGTACGAATGCCGGGGCTAAGCCAGGGGATCAATTGATTTTGACTAAACCTATCGGGGTAGGTATTCTGACCACTTCCATTAAAAAGGATCTGCTCAGCGCGGAGGAAGTGGCACGGGTTACTTCGGTCATGACAACCCTGAACAAAACAGCAGCGGAAACGATGGAAAATTATGATGTGCATGCCTGCACGGACGTTACCGGCTTTGGCCTGCTTGGACATGCTTCTGAAATGGCAAAAGGCAGCGGTACGGGGATTGTCATCTACAAGGACCAAGTACCGTTTCTGCCACGCGTTCGCGAGCTTGCTGAAGCAGGCAGCGTACCGGGAGGAACGAAAAACAACTATGACCATTTGCAAGGCTCTGTTACATTCCCGGAAGATTTGGATCAAATCGGCCAGTGGATGCTGTGCGATGCGGTAACGTCAGGCGGACTGCTGATTGCCGTAAACGGAGACCAAGCCGGCGAGCTGTTGAAGCAATTGGTGGATGCTGGAGTCGAAGCGGCATTGATTGGTGAGGTAACTTCGGATCATCC
- the sdaAB gene encoding L-serine ammonia-lyase, iron-sulfur-dependent subunit beta, which translates to MRFKDVFSIIGPVMVGPSSSHTAGAARIGRSARHLYGKQPEKAVIIFYGSFAATYQGHGTDRAIVGGLLDYDTDDSRIPMALDYAKQSGLEVSFEEGRGIVRHPNTAKLILSDRDGGSELTMTGISIGGGNIEIIEINGFNIKMTGIYPTLVIQHYDSPGVLAYVTQALSLEGTNIAHMSVDRKNRSGNAITVVEIDGEIKEGILERIAQMDALISVGIIDLSQETQTEEQK; encoded by the coding sequence ATGCGTTTTAAAGATGTTTTTTCGATTATTGGGCCCGTTATGGTCGGTCCATCCAGCTCGCATACCGCCGGGGCTGCCCGAATTGGCCGCTCGGCCCGCCATTTATACGGCAAACAGCCGGAGAAGGCGGTCATTATCTTTTACGGATCGTTTGCAGCAACTTATCAAGGACATGGGACGGACCGGGCGATTGTTGGCGGTCTGCTGGATTATGATACCGATGATTCGCGAATTCCGATGGCGCTTGATTATGCCAAGCAGTCCGGGCTGGAAGTTTCCTTCGAGGAAGGCAGAGGGATAGTCCGGCACCCGAACACGGCTAAGTTGATTCTGTCGGATCGAGACGGCGGAAGCGAGCTTACGATGACCGGTATTTCCATCGGCGGCGGCAATATTGAAATTATAGAGATCAACGGATTCAATATTAAAATGACAGGCATCTACCCGACCCTTGTCATTCAGCATTATGATTCTCCGGGCGTACTGGCTTATGTTACGCAGGCTTTAAGCTTAGAGGGCACCAATATTGCCCACATGTCCGTAGATCGTAAGAATAGAAGCGGCAACGCTATAACGGTTGTCGAAATTGACGGCGAAATCAAGGAAGGGATCCTGGAGCGGATTGCCCAAATGGATGCTTTGATTTCAGTTGGTATCATCGATTTGTCTCAGGAGACCCAAACGGAGGAACAGAAATGA
- a CDS encoding permease, producing the protein MSQLTGSSPAAHRNVKTAIFVVLFLLIAAAGLSYVKWWPYYEKAFKAATDHSIGSSILTGSSETAPSPSWSAAVDYATAYYKSVWKAAVLGVLLGSLVQVLIPAQWLLKVLGKTTFKSTALGGIASLPGMMCTCCAAPIAVGLRKKNVSVGSSLAFWLGNPTLNPATLIFMTFVLSWKFTVLRLVFGILLTFGVSYFANRFAGKSEIPEEVLETTEEAVKQEEGPFLVRWLKSVGSMLLSIVPAYLLFVFILGAARAWLFPHVGLSEGNHLLAIIGFAIAGMLFVIPTAAEIPIIQSFMSFGLGTGPAGALLLTLPAVSLPSLLMISRSYPKKVLAFVAAAVVVLGILSGLAAMVIL; encoded by the coding sequence ATGTCTCAGTTAACAGGCTCTTCACCTGCAGCTCACAGAAATGTTAAAACGGCGATCTTCGTGGTTTTATTCCTTCTGATTGCGGCGGCAGGTTTATCGTACGTCAAATGGTGGCCTTATTATGAAAAAGCTTTTAAAGCCGCCACTGACCACTCTATCGGCTCTTCGATTCTTACCGGCAGCTCCGAGACCGCGCCTTCCCCATCCTGGTCGGCAGCAGTTGATTATGCGACAGCCTACTACAAGTCGGTATGGAAAGCCGCCGTGCTGGGTGTCCTGCTCGGTTCTCTGGTTCAGGTGCTGATTCCGGCACAGTGGCTGCTGAAAGTGCTCGGCAAAACCACCTTCAAAAGCACAGCACTGGGCGGCATAGCCTCCCTCCCCGGCATGATGTGCACTTGCTGTGCAGCGCCGATTGCAGTTGGCCTTCGGAAAAAGAACGTCTCCGTCGGCTCCAGCCTTGCGTTCTGGCTTGGCAACCCGACGCTCAACCCGGCGACGCTGATCTTTATGACGTTTGTGCTGTCTTGGAAATTCACCGTACTTCGTCTGGTGTTCGGTATACTGCTGACGTTTGGAGTCAGTTATTTTGCAAACCGGTTTGCAGGCAAAAGTGAAATCCCGGAAGAAGTGCTCGAAACCACCGAGGAAGCCGTTAAGCAAGAAGAAGGGCCTTTCCTGGTTCGTTGGTTAAAAAGCGTTGGCAGCATGCTCTTAAGCATCGTTCCTGCTTATCTGTTATTCGTCTTCATTCTCGGCGCTGCCCGTGCTTGGCTGTTTCCTCACGTAGGACTTAGCGAAGGCAACCATCTGCTGGCTATCATAGGGTTTGCTATTGCGGGAATGCTGTTCGTTATTCCAACTGCAGCTGAAATTCCAATCATCCAGTCCTTTATGTCCTTTGGCCTTGGCACCGGCCCGGCGGGTGCGTTACTGCTCACCCTGCCAGCGGTAAGCCTTCCATCGCTTCTTATGATTTCAAGATCCTATCCGAAAAAGGTACTTGCTTTTGTAGCTGCCGCCGTTGTTGTATTAGGCATCCTCTCCGGACTTGCCGCAATGGTCATTCTATAA
- the sdaAA gene encoding L-serine ammonia-lyase, iron-sulfur-dependent, subunit alpha: protein MNFSTLNELAALCEAKNMTIGQLMLEEQSRESGRTPEAEFATMAQYYEVMKEAVHKGLNEDTTSPSGLTGLDAQRVVNYGKQSEMNLGGAAGEVMAYALAVSEVNASMGRIVATPTAGSCGVIPGVFVSSQRRFSWTDEHMVYGLFAAGAIGYVIANNSFISGAEGGCQAEIGSAIGMAAGALVELRGGTAAQAVHAVGLALKNTLGLICDPVAGLVEVPCIVRNGFGAVTALAAADMALAGVRSVIPSDEVIQVMMEVGSSMPEKHRETAKGGLAQTPTGRKIMQEL, encoded by the coding sequence ATGAATTTTTCAACATTAAATGAGCTGGCAGCTTTATGCGAAGCCAAAAATATGACCATCGGACAATTAATGCTTGAGGAGCAAAGCCGGGAATCCGGACGTACGCCTGAGGCTGAATTTGCAACTATGGCGCAATATTATGAAGTCATGAAGGAAGCCGTGCACAAAGGCTTAAATGAAGATACAACTTCCCCGAGCGGTTTGACTGGCCTGGATGCCCAGCGGGTGGTTAATTACGGAAAACAATCCGAAATGAACCTTGGCGGAGCTGCAGGTGAGGTCATGGCTTACGCACTGGCCGTTTCCGAAGTGAACGCTTCTATGGGACGGATTGTGGCTACGCCAACTGCGGGCTCCTGCGGAGTTATTCCCGGAGTCTTCGTCAGCAGTCAACGAAGGTTCAGCTGGACCGATGAGCACATGGTTTACGGTTTGTTTGCTGCTGGAGCTATTGGCTATGTAATTGCCAACAACTCGTTTATTTCCGGCGCCGAAGGAGGCTGTCAGGCGGAAATTGGCTCCGCCATTGGAATGGCGGCGGGGGCTTTGGTTGAGCTGCGGGGCGGGACGGCCGCTCAAGCTGTTCATGCTGTAGGTCTTGCTTTGAAAAATACGCTCGGCCTCATCTGCGACCCCGTCGCCGGCCTTGTGGAGGTTCCCTGCATCGTCCGGAACGGATTTGGTGCGGTGACTGCGCTGGCGGCAGCTGACATGGCTCTGGCTGGCGTGCGAAGCGTGATCCCTTCAGATGAAGTTATCCAAGTGATGATGGAAGTGGGGTCTTCCATGCCTGAGAAACACCGGGAGACAGCTAAAGGCGGATTAGCCCAGACTCCGACCGGCCGTAAAATCATGCAGGAGTTATAG